One segment of Methanolinea mesophila DNA contains the following:
- a CDS encoding TetR/AcrR family transcriptional regulator — MARIYPEYKDEVRKRIVVAAHDIFHEKGYANTKMSDIAVAMGVTKPTIYNYFDTKENLFIAVAEHERRLLEELILQSFSGRDFVEGAGIFFDNVMGEFLSHIGPESVAITTRDENLKSIIVTDREEFLKVVAGFLAERQKAGEIREDVDVRVLACTFNALFQGLLIYAMQGMDIDELRTVWNTTVRKLTRIG, encoded by the coding sequence TTGGCGCGGATATATCCCGAATACAAGGACGAGGTCCGGAAACGGATCGTGGTCGCGGCCCACGATATCTTTCACGAGAAGGGCTATGCGAACACCAAGATGTCGGACATCGCGGTCGCGATGGGCGTGACGAAACCGACCATCTACAACTACTTCGACACCAAGGAGAACCTCTTCATCGCGGTCGCCGAGCACGAGCGGAGGCTGCTCGAGGAGCTGATCCTCCAGTCCTTCTCCGGGCGGGACTTCGTCGAAGGTGCGGGGATATTCTTCGATAACGTAATGGGAGAGTTTTTGAGCCACATCGGGCCCGAGAGCGTGGCAATCACCACGAGGGACGAGAACCTGAAGTCCATCATCGTGACCGACCGGGAGGAGTTCCTCAAGGTGGTCGCCGGGTTCCTTGCCGAGCGGCAGAAGGCCGGGGAGATCCGGGAGGATGTCGACGTAAGAGTCCTGGCCTGCACCTTCAATGCACTCTTCCAGGGCCTCCTGATCTATGCCATGCAGGGGATGGATATCGACGAGCTCCGCACGGTCTGGAACACTACGGTACGGAAATTGACGAGAATCGGGTGA